CGTAGGGTCTACGGACTTTGCCCTCTCGGTGTTACAGGAAACCGGCGTCGTGGTTACTCCTGGCAATGCCTTTGGCCCCGGAGGCGAAGGCTATGTGCGCATTAGCTTGATTGCCGATTGTACTCGTCTGGGGGAGGCTCTAGAGCGGCTACGGCAAGCCAATATTCGCTATCGCCCTGTGGCTACGGTAGATGCCTAAGGCAGTCACAGCCATCTCCCCGGCAAGCAGGCTAACGCTGTATAGTGTGGGTAATCGGACAGGCTACTACTATGTTCAATATCGGTTGGACGGAAGTCATTATCATTCTAGGGGTGGCCACCCTGATTTTTGGCCCCAAGAAGATCCCAGAACTTGGTAGTGCTCTGGGCAAGACTCTGCGCGGCTTTAAAGACGAGATGAACAACCCCGACCCCGATGAGGGGGAATTAGATCTCTACGACGATTCAGATGCCTAGGGAACTCTGAGGTGTTTGCCTCAGTTAGGACATTCTGATTGAAGAAGCGGCTGCCATACCGCCAGTATTCTAATCAACACTGGTCAATGCCTAGGAATTATGACCGCAGGTAGTGCAGATAACCGTGGCGCAACTGCACCACCGGATGATTAGATAGACGCACCAGCTGCTCATCGTGAGTGGTCACAACTACGGTGATGCCGATAGAGTTGAGCTTCTTGAGGATCTTAATCACCTGACGGGAATTATCCAAATCTAGGTTGCCGGTCGGCTCATCTGCTAACAACAGTGGCGGCGTCCCCACCACAGCTCGGGCAATGCTGACTCGCTGTTGTTCTCCTCCTGAAAGTTCGTCAGGGAAACGGTGGGTTTTGTCTTGCAGCCCGACCATCTTCAAGGTCGGCTGCAGGCGTCGCTGAATCTCCTTACGGGTAAAGCCCTGAGCCCAGAGCACAAAGGCCACATTTTCAGCCACCGTACGTCGAGGAATCAGCTTGTAATCCTGAAAGACCACGCCGATACGGCGACGCAGCATCGCCAGCCGATTCCCCTTCAATTGCCGTAGGGATTGTTGATTGACAATGACCTCACCACTGGTCGGTTGCTCTTGGCCATAAAGCAGCTTCAGAAGGGTGGATTTCCCTGCGCCGGAGGGGCCGGTGACGAATAGAAAGTCCCCTCGATTTACCCGTAGATTGACGTTGACTAAAGCCTGACTACCATTGCGATAGGTTTTGGTCAGATTTTTCAAGACCACCATAGGGTCTGTGGAGGGGGAGGTGGTCGCCGCCGGTGACGCTACAGGATCGGCAGGGACAACCATTTTAAACCGCTGGTGCAGGGTATCTTGCACCGCTTGGGGCAATGGGCTGGAGCGCTGGCGAGAGGCCACGGAAGGAGTCATAGAGGAGTGCCTGGGAGCAACACCATGCCGGCTTCGGCGAAGACGGCATTTGAGGGCTTATTGTACTCGACTCCGCCGTCCTTGCGAGGCCTCGACTCAATTTTTTCTAGGCAGATTTTTGGGTGCCGCACTCAAGGCGAAACATTATGGTTCAGTCGGGGGCTCACCAGGTCCTCCTGGCTGCAGCTGATGTCCGATTTTGAGGGTCATGCCGGATACCCAGTCTCCTCGACATAGGCCAGATCCTGGGATGATCCTAGCTGTCTTGTGTCCAAGGCGGCCTCAGGGGGATCTACCGACTGAGTTGAGGCCGCGGCTTACGATAGGTGAATGCCCGCCAGGCAAATTGAGGTAGGGCTAGCATGCGTCGCCAGCGCCAGGGTTCTTGATAGAGGCGATAAAGCCACTCTAGGTTATGGTTGCAAAACCATTGCGGTGCTCTTGCCTTGCGCCCCGCCCAGATATCGAAACTGCCGCCGACTCCAATCCAGATGGTCTGGGGACAGAGATGGCGATGGTCTGTGATCCAAAATTCCTGTCGGGGAACCCCTAACCCTACCAGGATTATTCCGGGCTGCAGTTCCTGTAACTGCTGCTGCAGGGCTTGCTGTTCATCGTCACTCAGATAGCCGTGCTGGCTATAGATGCTGAGCCGGGGCCGTTGCTGCTGCCAGTGGCGAGCGGCTTCGGCGGCAATGCCGGGAGCACCACCATAGAAGAAGACGGTCTCATTTTGCAGTTGAGTCAAAAGACTCGCCGCCAATTCGATCCCAGGACAGCGTTGAATTCGTTTCCCCTGGGCTCGAAAGTAGAGCACTACTCCGGCGCCATCCGGGATGATCAAATCAGCGGTTTGAATGGTCTGGCGTAACCGAGAGTTGCCCTCGGCTTGCATGGCCATCTCAGCATTTAGGGTGATGATGTGCACCCCTTGATGCTGCTGACGTTTTGCGATCAACCAGGCAGGGTAATCGGGGTGCCAATGCAGGGGCAAGCCCATGACGGAAAGGGGCTCAAGCCGGTCTGCCAACATGGTGCCATCCTTTTTGTTCGTAAAGCTTCAACTCCAGCATAGGAAAACTTGCATACCATAGATGACAGTGCATCTCAGCAGAAGTGCCCGGAATCGGGCCGGACCTGGATGAATAACGGTTAAGTGTACAGCATACCCCCACTGCCCCGGGCATTGGTTTCAGCTAGGTGCAACGATGATTAAGCTCAACAACTTACGGCTGGGACAAAAATTTACCCTGTTGCTGGTACTGGTCTTTTTAGCTGGCATCGTGGCCAGTGGTGTGGCTTTATCGACGGTGTTGAACCGATCGGCCCAAGCCCAAGTCACCACGAAAGCCTTGATGCTGATGGAGACGATGAATTCGGTGCGGGAGTACACCAGTAGTCAGGTGCAGCCCGAGTTAGAAGCGCGCTTGGCAAGCGAATTTCTGCCGGAGACGGTGCCAGCTTACTCTGCCCGCGAGGTGTTTGAAACCTTTCGCGCTAATCCGGCCTATGGGGATTTCTTCTACAAGGAGGCCACTCTCAATCCCACCAATCTCAGGGATAAGGCGGATGAGTTTGAGACGGTAATAGTAGAGAATTTCCGCGCCCAGGATGACCCCGGCGAAGTCAGTGGCTTTCGGACTACGCCAGCCGGGAAGTTATTTTACATTGCCCGTCCGATTCGGATTGAGCAGGAAAGCTGCCTGCAATGCCACGGTTCTCTGGAAGAGGCGCCGGCTAGCTTGATTGATCGCTATGGCAGTGCCAATGGCTTTGGCTGGACCTTGAATGAAATCGTTGGGGCCCAGGTGATTTCGGTGCCGGCTGAAACAGTATTGCAGAATGCCCGCCAATCGCTGCTGCTGACCTTGGGCATTTTTGTCGTCGTGTTTGCGATCGCAATTTTCCTGGTTAATCTATGGCTGAAACGCTTCGTAGTGCGGCCGCTCAACCGCATGGCCCGGGTTGCTGAAGCCGTCAGCACTGGCGACACCGATGCTGAGTTCAATCAGACCTCTAATGACGAAGTGGGGCAACTGGCCCAATCCTTCAACCGCATGCGCATGAGCCTGCAGATGGCCATGCGGCGACTGGAGCGCTATCGGGAAGGCCGCCGCAGTTCTGGCAACTTTTCAGAGTAGCTGCCTTTGAAAGGCCTCAGCCTGGCGGTCATCCGGAATCTCTGCCGCCAGGCGTTCCACCAGTTGTTGGGAATCCAAATGAGGATACTCCGCCAGTGTTTCCTCGATCAAAAAGTTAGCCATGGGGCCAATGCAATGGGCTAAGGCTTGTCGGCAGCGCTGCACAAAGGCGTCATCCACCGCAGCAGGCGTCTCTGCTGCTGTGACTGAGGCTGCTGCCGTTCCCGCCTGAGATTGGGCCGCCGTCAATAGGTCAGAGGCAGGAATGTCGATGCGACTGATAAAGGCCGTGGCCTGATCGGCATTAGACAACTGCTCAGCCAGACGATCAACCAGCTGTTGGGGCGAGGCATCAGGATATTGCGCTAAGACATCTTCGATCACCATACTGGCCATGGGGCCAATGCAGCGGGCCAGTTCCCGCTGGCACTGCTGGATAAAGTCAGGCAGTTGTAAGGCACTGGGAGAGCGCAACGGCAGGGGCTCGGGGGGAGCCTGAAAGGCAGGGCCTGGATCGTGTAGCACTGTGGGCGGCAACACCTCCGAGGGAGCATTGCCCAAATTCAAGGCGGCTATCACCTCCTGGGCCGATTGGAAGCGGTTTTTCGGTTGACGCTGTAATAGTTTGCGCAGCACTCGCTCCAAGCCATCACTCACCCGGACATGGGCTTGCCATTGCCAGTCTAGGGAGTCTCGATTCAGCAGTTCCTTCGGGTAGCGTCCGGTCAGCAAGACAATAGTCGTGACTGCCAAGGCATAAAGGTCGCTGCAGGGATAGCACTGCCCCATCTGAATTTGCTCCGGCGGAGAATAGCCAAATTTCCCCACCATGGTGGCCCGCCTGCCCGGGGCTGGTCCGTCATCCGGCTCGGCATGGGCCAGCAGATCACTGACGGCGTCGTTGACCAAGCCGAAGTCAATCAGCACCGGCAGGTTGCGATCGCGGGAATGAATAATATTGTCGGGTGAAATATCGCGGTGGACAATCTTCAGCCCATGCAGATGGTCCAACACCCGCAGCATTTGCTCCAACCAGGGCAGTATCTCTGCCTCTGTAAACTTAGTGCCCTGACGCCGCCGCTGCCGCAGCAGCTGCGCGTAGGTGACCCCATCGATAAACTCCTGCACAATGAATAACCGATGGGACTGGGTAAAGCAGGCCAGAAACTTGGGCACCTGGGGATGATCCAACTGGTAGAGGGTCTTAGCCTCCCGCTTAAATAAATTGACCGCCTTCTCTAAAGAGCGACTCGAACGCTGGGTCGGCACAAACTCCTTCAGCACACAGGCTTCTTCAAACCGCTGCACATCGATGGCCAGATAAGAGCGACCAAACCCCCCCTGCCCCAGCAACCGTTGAATGACGTAGCGACCGGCCACCCGATTGCCCGGTTGCAAGAAATGCTGAGAGGGGGGGCTCGAGGCCGGCGGAGTCTCCGCCGGGGCACCAGATGCAGCGGTACTGTGCTCCCGGGCGGCCGCCACCGGCTTAATGCTGACATGGTAAGCGGGGACGGGCTCTTGAATATTCTTGAGCTGCAGGGCCCCCGCGTCGGTCACATTGAGGGACAGCCGCGACTTGACTACGTCATAGACCACCTTAGATATGCAAAGCTCGCCGGGATTCGCCGCTGTCTGTAAACGAGCGGCGATATTTACCCCGGTCCCCATCACATCCGACTGACTAAAGAACACATCCCCCAGGTGAACGCCGATGCGATGTTGCAAGGTCTTGCCGGGATGGCTGCCGGCATTGATTCGGGTAATGTCCTGCTGAATCGCTAAGCCGCAGCTGACCGCCTGAACGGCACTGGCAAAGTACAACAACAAGCCGTCTCCCGTAGACTTCAACACCCGGCCCTCAAACTCGAGACACAGGCGCTTACTCAACTCCAAATCCCGCTGGATCAACGCCAGCGTTGCCTCTTCATCAGCTGCCATGCGGGCACTAAAGTCAACCGCATCGGTCACTACAATGGCAGCCAGAGTACGCTGTCCTCGTTCAGCGATAGGGGGGTCGTCCATGGTCGTTCTCGTGAAGTCGTTACGATGGAGGCGGGAACTGACTGAATCGCCAGAACTCGCAGGCGATTCAGCCGATGGCAATTGGGTGACAACTGGGTTGAGATGCTAACCCCTGATGACAGTAGTGGGATCAGGCTGGCGATAAGGCCAGTGTAACTAGTAAGCCAGATCGAATTCCCTCAGGAGTTGATCACGCTCACACCCTGTTGATGAACCCCCTCATTCGAATGAATAAAGTATCTACCACAGCTTTTGCTAAAATCTGCAGCCACCGCGGCATGATGTAATCGCGCGGTAATCGATATCTACCCTAAAGTCAACAACAGCCGTCCTCAGCATCCTGGCCAACGCTATCGCTATTGCCCCCAGCAAACCTCTGAAGGGTATCTCTCGAGACTTTACCTAGTACTATAGCGAGTCCTGGGAGGAAGCTTCCACGGTCAGCACGGCCGGTTGCGATCGCACGTTGGCCTCCAACGGTCTCACTTTATCCACCAATTGGATCAGGGCTGCAAAGCTAGGCACCGGCGCATTAGGGATATAGCCAGCATCGGCCACAATACTAGCCGGCGCCGCCTTCATCACCGTTTCGATCAGACGCTGCTGGTTACGCTCTACCGCCGGACTCAGCAATACGGCCCCAGGGGGCACCACTCGACTCTCATGCAGCACTCGAAAATCAATATCAGAAAATTCTTGACGATATTGTTGAAAGTCTTCCTTAGAGAGCGCCCCAGCCACCACACTCCCATCTGTTACCCATTCCAGAATCGCCCTTGGCGTCGGGGCAAAGCGAATCTCTGCCAAGGTCAGCCCATACAAATCGTATAGAGGCAGGTAGTACCCTGTGGCCGAGCCCGGTTCTCCCAGGGCAATGGTCTGATTAGCCAAATCCGCCAGACTATCCACAGAACTATCCGCAGAGACCACCAGCACTGACCGTTGATTCGGCACCCCCTGTAAGGGAAACAGAGGCGTATACTGCGCCTCTGCTAAGGCAATGGCCGTCAAGCCAGCCGGTGCAAAGGCAATCGACCAAATCTGCCGCTGCACCTGCTCAACGGCTTTTAACTCATTAAATACCGGCTCCAACTCAACCAGGGCATTCAGCTCCTCAGCCAAGTATTGCCGGAAAGACTCATAGCGCTCGGCCGTCTCAGCTACGCCCTGATCGCTGACCACGCCGACTACGAGGCGATTAGGCCCACCCGAGACCTCCCCAGAGTCACAACCAACCAGCAGCGTCCCCAGCAGCGCGACTATACCCAGCAACAGATACGCGACCTGCCGGCGCAGAAAATTCCTGGAAGCCGTTCCCTTGCCCATACCCTTGCCGACCCCGACGGCACCACTGGGGAGATGGTCATGAGCGTAGCGCGAAGGCCCTTAGTAGTCCAACTCTTCTTCGTACTCTGTGACCTTCTTCTTCTGAGGAATATTCACCGGCGGAGCTTGATAGGGCTCCGGTTCATCCTCAGTCCAGATGTCTTCAGTCACTTCCCGATAGTCGGCATCATAGTCAGTCTGGGTAGCCTGAACCTCTCCCCAGTTGTCGGCCTCGGGCTCGGCTTCCCGGTAGAGTTGGGCCTGTTGCCGGGGCATGGGCTCCGGCGCCGCCATCGGCTCTGGTTCGCCCCAGTCATCTTCGCTCCACCGCTCCCCAGCCGCTGGAGCCCGCTCTCGCAGCATATCTGCTGGCGGTTGCACCCCAGAGGGCAACTGATTGGAGGTGGAAATCGGCATGATGTATTCGCTGTCATCCTGCCGCTCCCAGGGAGCGCCGCCGATGCCGAGCCGTTCTAAAATCCCCACACTCAGCTGCATCAGCTTCTCTTCTGCCCCCTCAAACACGATCAGCCGATCGGGGCCACTGCTGACCACTTCCTCAATGGGCAGCTCGTAGGTGCTGATCACCTGATCTGGGATTTGCGGCAATCCGAAGGAGGCGATGACAATGGACTCGACTTTGCCAGTGGTGACGTCGAATTTAAAGCCGCGCACCCGGCCTAGCATTTCGCCGTCTTCGGTAATGACTTCGCAGTTGATCAGCGTACTGTAGGGAGCGAGGCTGATATCATCCTCGATGGCGGTGTCATCATCCACCAAAATCACATCGCCAATCTGGCGGATGCTGCTGAGCAACATGGTGTGTTGAGTGCCCGACATGACGCCAGGCAAGATGCTCTCCCGCAGTCCCAGCGCTACCACTTCACCCTGATCGACGTCGACCCATAACTGGCTCACAACTCCAAGGCGGCGGCCGGTGCTGCGGGTTATGACTTGGGTACCCAGAATATCGGCACGTTGGCGGAATTTGTCGAAGGTCATGTCGGGGTCCTGAATCTCACCGAGAGACGATGTGACGGCTAGCTGTTAAATGTCCATCTTAGCTAAAATCGCCTCAATTTACAGACTGATACACATGTTGGCTGGGCCAGTAAACTGCGGCGTCGGGTTAGCGATTGTTCTTGGCAACTATGCCTAAACTGGGGAGCCGGAGGATGACTGGAATCGGCCACGAGCTTACATGGAGGCACTCTGGGCTTGCAAGTCAAGCCCCAAGACTTGGGTGTAGGCCCCCCGGGCCTGAGTGACGCCGATGGTCCGCTGAGAGGCTTCGATCATCGGTCGCCGCAGGCTAACCACGATGAACTGGGCCTGTTCCGCCTGTTGCTTGATCATGCGCGACAATCGCTCCACATTAGCGCCGTCTAGGAACATATCCACTTCGTCGAAGGCATAAAAGGGCGAGGGGCGATAGCGTTGTAGGGCAAAGATGAAACTGAGGGCCGTGAGGGACTTTTCGCCCCCGGACATGGAGGCCAAGCGTCGCACTGGTTTGCCCTTGGGATGGGCTACTAAGTTGAGGCCACCATTAAACGGATCTTGAGGGTCGTCTAACTGGAGATGACCATCGCCGTCTGAGAGCTGGGCGAAGATGGCCTGAAAGTTTTGATTGACGGCGGTGAAGGCTTCTTGAAAGGCCTGGCGCCGTAGGGTGGTAAAGTTTTCGATGCGCAAGAGCAGTTCGGTACGCTCTTCTTCTAAAGTGGTGAGCTTGGCGCTGAGTTCGTCGAGGCGTTCTTGGGTGCGGTGATATTCATCTAGGGCCAGCATATTCACCGGCTCTAGGGCCTCTAGGCGTCGTTGTAGCGATCGCAACTCCTGGCGCACCTTGTCTAGGTCTACCTCGGCGGGAATCTCAGGCTGGGGATCGGGCAGTTCCGCCGCTTGGGCAGCTAGGGTGTCTTGCCCCTCAGCCAGGCGCTGCCGGCGTTCCTGCTGCGACTCTTGCAGCTTTTGTCGCTGCCATTCCTGTTGTTGCTTGGCTGTCTGCCGCTCCCGCAACTGATATTCGCTGCGATCGCGATTAGCTTTTTCCGTCGCCAGGGTTTTATCGAGGGCAGCCAGGCCTTGGCGAATCCCGTCGATGGTCTGCTGCATCGCTGCCTGCTGTTCTGTCAAGGTCCCCCGTTGCTGCTCTTGCTCTGTCTGTTGCCGCTGGTGAGCGGCGAGCTGCTGTTGCTGCTGCAGAATAGATTCCTCGAGGCGCTGGCTTTGGCTAGTCAGCTCCTGCAGCCGCTGCTCAGCAGTCCGCAGGGCGGCTTGCCGCTGATCCAGGTCCGTTTCTAGGGCGCGAATTTCCGTCTGGGCCTGTTGCCATTCGCTGTGGGTCTGGGACTGCTCTAGGGCTGCCAGGGCCTGGCGCTCAGCTTGGAGGGATTGCTCTTGGGCGGGTAGGGTCTGGGCCAGCTGCTGCAGCCGGGCTTCGGTAGCAGTCAGTTCCTGTTGGGCTTGGCTGAGTTGGTGCTGAGCCTGATCGCGGCGCTGGTTCAACTGTTGCTGTTGCCGATCGGCTTGAGAGCGCTCGAGTTGGTGATCGCGATGGCGCTGCCGGGCTGCCATCAAGGTCTGGGAAGTTTGGGCCACCGTTTGGCTGAGCTCTTCGATGGTGCGATCGCAGCGCATCAGAACCTGCTCAATCTCCTGCAAGCGCTGGCGCAACCCTTTCGCTTCCTCGGATTCAGCCGGCTCCACCGTGCCAAAATGGAGACTGCCCTGGCGCTTCAGTAAACTGCCGCCGGTCATAGCTCCACTGGTTTCTAGGATTTCTCCCTCCAGGGTGACCATGCGAAATTGGCCCAGATGCGGTCGAGCCGCATCCAGGGTCTCAAACACCGCCGTACTGCCAAAGACATAGGCAAACACCCGCTGATACCGGGGCTCACACTCAATCAAGTTCACCGCATAATCAATAAACCCATCGGGCCGCTGCCAAGCCGGCAGTGGCGTAAACTTGGGCACCCGAATCCCATTCAGGGGCAAAAACGTCGCTCGCCCGGCCCGGCGCTGCTTCAACAGGTCGATGCCCCCAGCCGCCACCCGATCATCCTCTACGACTAGATAACCGAGCCGCCCCCCAGCCGCCACATCCAGCGCCTGCTGAAAGCGTGGCTCTACTCGGCCCAACTGAGCCACCAGACCACAAATCCCCGGCAACCCCGACTTTAATAGCACCTCAGTGGCCCGAGTTCCTTGAGATTCCTGCAACGCCTGCACCTGGGCTTCCAGCCGATCCAAAGCCCGCTGTTTTTCCCGTTGTTCCCGCAGCAAGCGCGCCTGGGTTTCCTGTTGCACCTGCAGCTCCTGCTCCGTCTGCGCTAAGGTCGCCGCCAAGGTCTGCACCTCTGTCTCTAGAGTGGCCTCTACCGAAGCCTCCGGACCAGCCGCGGCCAGCCACTCTTTTTCCAACTCCTGCAGCACCTGCTGCTGACCCTGCACCTGTTGTTGCAGCTGATGCAACCGTTCCTGCAAACGCACTTGTTCTGACCGTTGGGGTTCCAGAGTGGCCAAGAGCGCCTCAATCCGATGGCGTAGCTGGGTCTGTTCCTGCACCCAAGTCTGCGAGGCATCGGCCATCTCACTGGCTGCCTGGCGCCGTTGATCTAAAGTCTGCTGAGCCTGGTCACAGTCCTGCCGCAGCCGTGGCAATTCCTGGGCAGCCAGGGGGGTTAGGGCCTGCTGCAAATCGGCCAGGGTCTGGCGCTGCTCCTGCAGGGTAATCTGAGTTTGACGCTGGGCGGCCGCTGTCTGCTGCGCCGCCGCCTGTAACGCCTGCTCTTGTCGTTGCAACTGCCGTAGTTCGGCCTCTTGAGTCGCTAATTGAGACTGTAAGGCCAGATGTTCCTCCTCTCCCAGGGCCTTAACCCGTCGATTCAACTCGTCTAACTCAGTCGCCAGGGCCTCAATGGCTGCTGTCGTCTCAACAATGGTCTGATCTAGCTGCCGAGCCTCGGCCTCCCCAGCCTGAATCTGCTGAGTCAACTCCTGACACAGCCGTTGTTGGGCCTGCCAGATCAGCACTGCTTCCCATTGAGTCTTGGTCTGCAGGGTTTCCCGCAACTGTTGATACTTCTCGGCCTTGCGACGATCTTGATCGAGGCGGTCGCGCTGGCTAATCAGCTCTCGCTCTACGATGCGAAAGCGTTCTTCTTGATCTTTAACGGCATCTAATTTGCCCCTGGCTTGATCGATCTTGCGATCAAAGGCAGCCACCCCGGCTAACTCATCAATGATCTCCCGCCGCTCCCGGGAATTCATGGAGATAATACTGGTGACATCCCCCTGTAGCACCACGTTATAGCCTTCGGGATAAATCCGAAATCGCTGCAGCTGCTCATGGAGTTGGCCTAGGGTACAGGGCTCGCCATTGATGTAATAATTGGAGGTATAGGTGCCCTGGGTCGTCACCCGCAGCCGTCGCGTCACACTCCATTCCCGCACCAAAGGCACGACGTTAGCAACCGCATCACCATCACCATTGACGTCGCCACCAGCCGTTGTCTCAGTCTCCGCCTCGTCATCCTCCACCAGCAGCTCTGGCGGCAGATCACTG
This portion of the Halomicronema hongdechloris C2206 genome encodes:
- a CDS encoding c-type heme family protein, which translates into the protein MIKLNNLRLGQKFTLLLVLVFLAGIVASGVALSTVLNRSAQAQVTTKALMLMETMNSVREYTSSQVQPELEARLASEFLPETVPAYSAREVFETFRANPAYGDFFYKEATLNPTNLRDKADEFETVIVENFRAQDDPGEVSGFRTTPAGKLFYIARPIRIEQESCLQCHGSLEEAPASLIDRYGSANGFGWTLNEIVGAQVISVPAETVLQNARQSLLLTLGIFVVVFAIAIFLVNLWLKRFVVRPLNRMARVAEAVSTGDTDAEFNQTSNDEVGQLAQSFNRMRMSLQMAMRRLERYREGRRSSGNFSE
- the smc gene encoding chromosome segregation protein SMC, with the protein product MHIKSVELSHFKSFGGTTQVPFLPGFTVISGPNGSGKSNILDALLFCLGLASSKGMRAERLPDLVNQNQASRRSTAEASVTVVFDISDLPPELLVEDDEAETETTAGGDVNGDGDAVANVVPLVREWSVTRRLRVTTQGTYTSNYYINGEPCTLGQLHEQLQRFRIYPEGYNVVLQGDVTSIISMNSRERREIIDELAGVAAFDRKIDQARGKLDAVKDQEERFRIVERELISQRDRLDQDRRKAEKYQQLRETLQTKTQWEAVLIWQAQQRLCQELTQQIQAGEAEARQLDQTIVETTAAIEALATELDELNRRVKALGEEEHLALQSQLATQEAELRQLQRQEQALQAAAQQTAAAQRQTQITLQEQRQTLADLQQALTPLAAQELPRLRQDCDQAQQTLDQRRQAASEMADASQTWVQEQTQLRHRIEALLATLEPQRSEQVRLQERLHQLQQQVQGQQQVLQELEKEWLAAAGPEASVEATLETEVQTLAATLAQTEQELQVQQETQARLLREQREKQRALDRLEAQVQALQESQGTRATEVLLKSGLPGICGLVAQLGRVEPRFQQALDVAAGGRLGYLVVEDDRVAAGGIDLLKQRRAGRATFLPLNGIRVPKFTPLPAWQRPDGFIDYAVNLIECEPRYQRVFAYVFGSTAVFETLDAARPHLGQFRMVTLEGEILETSGAMTGGSLLKRQGSLHFGTVEPAESEEAKGLRQRLQEIEQVLMRCDRTIEELSQTVAQTSQTLMAARQRHRDHQLERSQADRQQQQLNQRRDQAQHQLSQAQQELTATEARLQQLAQTLPAQEQSLQAERQALAALEQSQTHSEWQQAQTEIRALETDLDQRQAALRTAEQRLQELTSQSQRLEESILQQQQQLAAHQRQQTEQEQQRGTLTEQQAAMQQTIDGIRQGLAALDKTLATEKANRDRSEYQLRERQTAKQQQEWQRQKLQESQQERRQRLAEGQDTLAAQAAELPDPQPEIPAEVDLDKVRQELRSLQRRLEALEPVNMLALDEYHRTQERLDELSAKLTTLEEERTELLLRIENFTTLRRQAFQEAFTAVNQNFQAIFAQLSDGDGHLQLDDPQDPFNGGLNLVAHPKGKPVRRLASMSGGEKSLTALSFIFALQRYRPSPFYAFDEVDMFLDGANVERLSRMIKQQAEQAQFIVVSLRRPMIEASQRTIGVTQARGAYTQVLGLDLQAQSASM
- a CDS encoding protein kinase domain-containing protein, whose product is MDDPPIAERGQRTLAAIVVTDAVDFSARMAADEEATLALIQRDLELSKRLCLEFEGRVLKSTGDGLLLYFASAVQAVSCGLAIQQDITRINAGSHPGKTLQHRIGVHLGDVFFSQSDVMGTGVNIAARLQTAANPGELCISKVVYDVVKSRLSLNVTDAGALQLKNIQEPVPAYHVSIKPVAAAREHSTAASGAPAETPPASSPPSQHFLQPGNRVAGRYVIQRLLGQGGFGRSYLAIDVQRFEEACVLKEFVPTQRSSRSLEKAVNLFKREAKTLYQLDHPQVPKFLACFTQSHRLFIVQEFIDGVTYAQLLRQRRRQGTKFTEAEILPWLEQMLRVLDHLHGLKIVHRDISPDNIIHSRDRNLPVLIDFGLVNDAVSDLLAHAEPDDGPAPGRRATMVGKFGYSPPEQIQMGQCYPCSDLYALAVTTIVLLTGRYPKELLNRDSLDWQWQAHVRVSDGLERVLRKLLQRQPKNRFQSAQEVIAALNLGNAPSEVLPPTVLHDPGPAFQAPPEPLPLRSPSALQLPDFIQQCQRELARCIGPMASMVIEDVLAQYPDASPQQLVDRLAEQLSNADQATAFISRIDIPASDLLTAAQSQAGTAAASVTAAETPAAVDDAFVQRCRQALAHCIGPMANFLIEETLAEYPHLDSQQLVERLAAEIPDDRQAEAFQRQLL
- a CDS encoding WecB/TagA/CpsF family glycosyltransferase, coding for MLADRLEPLSVMGLPLHWHPDYPAWLIAKRQQHQGVHIITLNAEMAMQAEGNSRLRQTIQTADLIIPDGAGVVLYFRAQGKRIQRCPGIELAASLLTQLQNETVFFYGGAPGIAAEAARHWQQQRPRLSIYSQHGYLSDDEQQALQQQLQELQPGIILVGLGVPRQEFWITDHRHLCPQTIWIGVGGSFDIWAGRKARAPQWFCNHNLEWLYRLYQEPWRWRRMLALPQFAWRAFTYRKPRPQLSR
- a CDS encoding Sec-independent protein translocase subunit TatA/TatB encodes the protein MFNIGWTEVIIILGVATLIFGPKKIPELGSALGKTLRGFKDEMNNPDPDEGELDLYDDSDA
- a CDS encoding phosphate/phosphite/phosphonate ABC transporter substrate-binding protein yields the protein MLGIVALLGTLLVGCDSGEVSGGPNRLVVGVVSDQGVAETAERYESFRQYLAEELNALVELEPVFNELKAVEQVQRQIWSIAFAPAGLTAIALAEAQYTPLFPLQGVPNQRSVLVVSADSSVDSLADLANQTIALGEPGSATGYYLPLYDLYGLTLAEIRFAPTPRAILEWVTDGSVVAGALSKEDFQQYRQEFSDIDFRVLHESRVVPPGAVLLSPAVERNQQRLIETVMKAAPASIVADAGYIPNAPVPSFAALIQLVDKVRPLEANVRSQPAVLTVEASSQDSL
- a CDS encoding PRC-barrel domain-containing protein — encoded protein: MTFDKFRQRADILGTQVITRSTGRRLGVVSQLWVDVDQGEVVALGLRESILPGVMSGTQHTMLLSSIRQIGDVILVDDDTAIEDDISLAPYSTLINCEVITEDGEMLGRVRGFKFDVTTGKVESIVIASFGLPQIPDQVISTYELPIEEVVSSGPDRLIVFEGAEEKLMQLSVGILERLGIGGAPWERQDDSEYIMPISTSNQLPSGVQPPADMLRERAPAAGERWSEDDWGEPEPMAAPEPMPRQQAQLYREAEPEADNWGEVQATQTDYDADYREVTEDIWTEDEPEPYQAPPVNIPQKKKVTEYEEELDY
- the ftsE gene encoding cell division ATP-binding protein FtsE, which gives rise to MVVPADPVASPAATTSPSTDPMVVLKNLTKTYRNGSQALVNVNLRVNRGDFLFVTGPSGAGKSTLLKLLYGQEQPTSGEVIVNQQSLRQLKGNRLAMLRRRIGVVFQDYKLIPRRTVAENVAFVLWAQGFTRKEIQRRLQPTLKMVGLQDKTHRFPDELSGGEQQRVSIARAVVGTPPLLLADEPTGNLDLDNSRQVIKILKKLNSIGITVVVTTHDEQLVRLSNHPVVQLRHGYLHYLRS